The Gossypium raimondii isolate GPD5lz chromosome 2, ASM2569854v1, whole genome shotgun sequence genome segment tttggtgcCTAAAAGTAGGGGtaagcattcgatcgaatcgaaaattttcgagttaatcgagttttcgaatctctttttatcatcctaactttatttgaagttttctcgaatcgagtcgagtgagatggaattcgaatcgaatcgaatcgaatatatttgttcgagttaaattttaaaaaataattttgggtccttgtaaccattgtcacccatcgtaataaaatttgaccaccttaatcaaattttttattaactttcatcacctcataatttatttattaatttttatataccgttagcttctttgcttgcttagttgtttcaattatcttgattcttgtcactatgtattttggaattaaaaatatattaaatgtaaaactatgattttttaataaaatttattttaaaaataaaatgtgaaattgataccaatataaaattttaacatgaatattttatggcataattaataattcaattttaatataaatattcaatatgactaaacaattcaataatataaataatataaaatgtgaaatttaatttaataatagaaatagtagatataaataaaattattactatttatgctTAGTGacttttttttggataattttgattttttctttgagagtaaaggatgagaagtaaaagtttaggggggaaataaaaagttttggggaataaggGAAAGTAAatgggggagtaaaattttggagggaaaatattaaaaaaaaattggaggggggagggtttggggtatatgggaggtgggatgggaagagaataaaacttttaggggaaaagtgagagggagtaaaaattttggggcaaaataaaaggttttgagggtttttgggagtaaaattttgagaaaaagtaaatgtgagagtaaaattttggtgggaaatagattttgggtagattggggggttgggaggggaggggagtaaaagttttcggggaaagtgggaaggagtaaaagttttgagggaaaaataaaaaggtttgggaatttagggtaaaaatgtaaaatattatagtttgatattcgaattattcgagttattcgaattcgaaaactcaactcaattcgaactcgaaattcgaaaaaaaattcgagttgattcgaataactcgattaactcaaataactcgattcatttaactcgaaattcaaattttttttcgattttttcgagttgaatcgagttttgctcacccatACCTAAAAGGCATGCCCAAAACTGCGTCATTTTGGGGgcctatttaaataaaaattttctcaaaaattcatttcagccctctttctaaaaaaaatttgaaaatcctCTCAAAACTCTCTCCCTCTACTCCGGCCAGAACCTAGAAACCGGCGAACAGGGCCACCACGTCGCCGCCGCGTATGGCAATCGAATGCCAGGTAAGTTTcctcttttttatatatattcaacatatgtacatatactacttttcttttaaaactaaaaaaaataaagaaaaaggtttcgtaaaaataaagagaatgtAAAAAAAACCTTTCCGTTTTTGCTGGTTTTGTTTTTGCTATTCTTAACCTTGAAacttttttctatatttttttttagaaaaaaacaacaaaaaccgAGAGCCCCCTTTTTTTGATTCAAATCTGGCGACGGCCAAGACGGTGGGACGACGAGGTGATTCAGGTATCCctcttcccttttttattttatattcgcTTTTGTTTACGtatatagagaaaaaaataaaataaaataaaataataaaagaacaaaaatagatATCTAAAACCGAAATCCAAAAAATCACCTTAAggctttttgcttttttattttctgaaaaatcttgaaaaaaggaagaagaagctACAAGCATTCGTTCcaggcttttatagccgatttagaatgtatttttgttttttttctactGTTTTGCACTGTTTGTTACGTGTTTCTGCTTTCTTTTCTGTCATTTTTGCAGGCATTGATGGAGTAGGTGGTGGTAGGCGACGGCGTCAGAAGGCGGCGGCGGCAGAAGTTCAACAGTCAGTAGATGCGTCGCtgtctgaaaccctagtttgactaaTGGGTCAGAGGGTTTTGGGCCAATTGGGTTATTGGGCCTTTTGTGCCATTCGGGTTTTGGCATGTAATTAGGTTAGGCCTGATTTGTTATTGGGCTTGTAATGGGTTTTTTGGGTAGGTTTAGTTGGGGGTTTAAttggtttgggttttgggcctcgggctaaaattgggcttgtacaattattatggaaatttttatacataatgCAACccaactattttaaaattaaaaaaatgctaaacgagtaaatttatcactcaattaaagagtttcgTAAGTAGATCTACTCATTGGCTGGGTATCTGTCTAGACTTGAAGGTTCGTTtgaaaattgagagaatttaaacaaaatacgAAGTTTAAAAAATGAGCTTGGAAAAAATTTAAGGCCCGTTTTTATGAGTTGGGCCTTAGGCAAGCctgaatatattatgttataaaaatattatattaactatatatgttaaataatagttatatatatttatatttatatttatatttatatttatattaaatcattaacccaataacaattaaactcattacccaaaacctaaaaaaaaaaacttagttgACTAAATAACCTAATCCAAAATATAACCTTACTCATTGAGTGATTTCAAACTATGGAAATTCTCAATAAAAATTCTCtaagaccaaaattaaaatggaaGCAACTCAAAGATAAAAGAGtaatgaaagaacaaaaagcCACAAGAAAGCAAAAGCACACCAaatgtttgagtaaatactTAAATAGTATTTAATTACCATAAATGATTATAATTGAGTAATTACAAATAAAGGGAAAACTCTATTACAATTGAGTTTCCCTAAATCCAACGATACAGTTTACTATACATTGACGgtcaaaaataaaacttatctaTAATTGATATTCTTAAAGGATTGTGTCAATcctttaaaattacaaaattaaaacttatcaAATTACAAACTTCTAAGATTACTCTTCATATTTActgtagaagcccaaatttACTGGCccagtaaaaaataaaaacaatggcCCAAATTACACTCAACAggcccaaaaataaaaaactctaGCCCaggaaactaaaaattttcagCAGCAGAGAACCCTAGTAGCTACTGGCCGCCGCTCCTGCTTCTGCCCAGCCCCAGCGCTGCGTGCTCTGCCAGGCTCCCTCACGCACGCCACCGCCACCGTCACCAATCGTTGGCCCTCCACGCGTGTCAGACACCTGCAGAGAGCTATAAACACGCCAGCACAAGAAGACAACAGAAGCATACAAcagaaaaaaacaagaaaatagaaacaaaaagttgtaaaatggctataaaaagccacaATGAACAATAGTTCTCTCTTCTGGCAATTTCACGAATATTAGAAGCAATAAAAGGTGTTGATTTAAATCTTTTCGGggttttttctttgttttccatttttatttatttattatttttacaaatctattttaataaaaaaggtgcatagaataaaaagaaagaggagGGAGCATACCTGTGGCCGGGCATAGCACCACCGTCGGGAGTTCCCCTCTGCTTTTCGAGGCCGCAAAAACCCATTAGGATTTCGCTTAGGCGGCGGCCGAAGTGACAGAGGCCGAAAGgcccttccttttttttttcttttgttttttggtttCAAAATACCCAAATCGGGTATATATTTTAggaaaatggattttttttaaaaaaaatttgtgtttgGGGCATTTTTGGCCCTCCGGCATGGCGGCGCTACGGCGGGGATACGGCGGAGCCACCGCGAGAGCTCGTCGGCGTGTGGCCAGTTTCTGGAAATGTTGAGAGAGGGGGAGggagatttctttttttttaaaaaaagaaagatctGAAATGAGggttaaaaaaatttgacttaaataaaggagtaaaacggcgtcgtttcaagAGTGGCCGACCCGCATGCGCGACCCGACCCGCCTAGGGGATCCGCGCGTTTCTGTTAAGTGGGCTATTTGCGTCCTTGGTCCCTCCTCATTGTTAAtctgttttaatttagtccttatgcttgtttatttattttttaatttggccccaCGAATTTTCTGCATGTTCCTTTTTAGTCCGGGTTGAAACGCTGCGTGCTGGGGTTGGGAATATTTCGCAATCAGTCCCTCCTTCTTAACGCGCGTTTTACTTTAGTCctttaatatctttttatttcattttcaaatctgcccccccaattttttttattttttattttgttcttatattacgtcattaatattattattgttactatttacttatttatttttttaaaacttcaaattttgtcatatacatatacatgtacgCATTTTATAATAcacatacatttttaaaattaatatatatacatatttatatatgttattattctATAATCTAtatgcatttttatttatatatatatatatatatatgtatatacatacgtcttttacattttataatttttaaaaatatatgcatacattCTTTGTTATAAcctatacatatattttataattcctaaatatatatatatatatatatatatatatatttccatgttttatcattttaaaatatgtacatgcatacatatgttttataatattggcatatattttataatttatatgtatacgcgtttttattttataaaaaactatccacatatatttatacatatattatttattttcataacttaaaattatacaaacacatatattttcatattttctttttacatagttttatttattttatttattgtaatcATTGTTacttgatgtttatttatttattcacatacACTATTACTTTTCTAAAATGCTTTAgttctacttatttatttacttgctattttttttatatgtaatcgCTTTGTCGTTTTCATTTTGCCTACTCATCATTTTGTTGTTACTCACATTATTTATGCTTACTTCGTcgtatttgttattgtttcgTCATGCATATTTTACACCATacatcaaaaggaaaaattttcaaattaaggcaatattttgcgttggaaaattcgagaaaacgtgccctaacgtactGGGTCTCGATTTCTCGTCTGATCAAATAGCCGAATATCCTTTCGAAATTTCAAAGTGAGGCAATATTTTACGTTTAGAAATTCGAGagaacgtgccctaacgtgctgggtttcgatttctcgttcgactaAATAggcaaatatcctcttaaatctCAATCCATATCATTCGAGTTTTTTAAGGATCATACtctaaatctctttaaagttttcaatcttcgacattaagtcattaactaatcaactaggtaccaattttgggcgttacgagcgtgctaatccttcctcgtacgtaaccaaCTCCCAAACATGTTTTTCTGAATACTGTAgaccaaaagcattgttttaataaatctaaaccatttattaaaataatcattttacgaggtgacccgattacacctcatcaaaaaagattgttGTCGACACTCCcatgttcatttttttattattaaaacccaagtcgaccccgttttcacgAAAAAATGATGTCAACATTTACCAATATAGCCCTTATTTTCCTTAAATGTTTCACTAGGCCACCAAGACTGCAAGTAGATAGATTTCTACATATATTCCACAAATCAAGTCAGTTCAAGTGGATCAAATGAAcctcatttaatcaattaacctcCATGAAATGCTCTTTGTGCATTAATCACAGACTTTGATATACAAGCCGTGACATACCTATGTACccaaatgaaaaacaaaattaagtgagactagacaATGTTAACAAAGCCAAATAGGCTCCAAATAAAACCTTCTAGTAATCTGTCAAAAAAGTAATTAACCAAACATTCTAACATTGATTAAAAAACAATatccccccaaaaaaaaagtaGTAAAGCTTCTAGCCTTCGCTCTTTTGTTGGCTCTTTCTCCTTTGTACCAAAATCGACCACAAtgctttcttcattttcttgagTTAGCTAAATTAACATTATTCCTGAATTAGTTATCCTTGGCACCCTTCTCACAGTGGTGACAATTGGAGTTTGGTTGATTGGAGGGTGTTGCTGAGTTCTTGTAGGAGCTCTCTTAAACTATACGAGTAACaatggtttttttaattattaaataagctTGGTGGATAGTTGGAATTATTGAAATTAGGCAATTTAGTTTAAATGGACACAAGAAGTTTTTCCTTAAACCTTGTAGTATTACGTGCAGTTTCAGGTCCCTGGGTTGTAGGTTTTAGTGTATCAGTTGGAGGTGTTAAAGTTGCTGATTGAGGTGTAGCACCTGCAGCTTGAGATCCAAtgacttttttctttctctgagaTTTATGcgtagttttttttcttcttgttgttACCTCAAACCTTCCCTTACATGTTCTGACATTGTGGCCCGATTGACCACCACATTTCATGCAGTTCATTTGCATGCCCTCCTCGACCATCTTTCACCAGTAGTTGAGCTTCATCTACTCCCTTTTTCCTTGCTTTGCGGGGTTTGCCTGGTGGCCTTCTAGGCACTAGAGGTTGTATTGGCTCTATACTTTGAACTTGACTCCACTGTTTTGCACCTCTGATTGGTTTGATCAAATGTGAGTAAATTGAAATGTATGTGGTCTTGGGGTAACAAGGGTCCGCATAACTTTCTAGCCTCTCTTGCAACATCATCATGATAGTTAATACATTAATGGAATtcctttcaaggaaaaaaaGATTAGTTAGAAATTATGGTTTATCCACGTGTTTCAACATCATAAATTACTGGTTagatcctattttatttatgaacAAGTATGGTCATCCAAGTTAACCACATGTTGTGGGATGGACCACATGCAACTTGGCACATCAGCCCACCAACATGCATTGGACAACACCTATTAACAAAAGTATGTTACACTTAAAAACAGTAGCAAAATCTTAGATATTTAAGAACATATGGCAAACCAACACTCAACTAAAACAAGACTTAGAAACAGTAGCAAAACATTAGATATTTGAGaacataagaaaattttgacatatgttACAACAGTTTACAAACAGTAGCCAAAAAGTAGATATTTAAGAACATATGACAAACTAACACTTAACTAAAACAAGACTTAAAAACAATAGCAAAATATTAGATATTTAAGAACATGTGAAATTTTGGCATATGTTAcactttaaaacatatttaaaatggtaGCAAATCATTATATAAGTAAGGACATATGGAAAACCAACATATAACCAAAACTACACTTAAAAACAGTAGTAAAACATTAGATATTTAAGAACATATGAAAAAAAGTAGCAAATCATTATATAAGTAAGAACATATGGCAAACCAACACTTAACCAAAACAACACTTATAAAATACTAGCCAAACAGTAGATATTTAAGAACTTAAAATGAGTTGGAACGATTCACCTATTGCACAGCTCAGTTTTGGTGTCCAACTTCTTCTGAATCTTTGGACACAATGGTTCAATGACTTTCTTAGCTTCTTTCTTTTGAGCAATCCTTTGTATAATTTTGGTCATAATGGTATCCACGCAAGTTAGGATGAGCTTATCCTTAGCACCTAGAATAAACTTGTAgacataaacaataaaattgttagtggtatgcaaattagtgaagaaataaatctaaaagacataaaaaaaatggtgttagGAGTCAACTTACCTTATTAAAATACTCTGATAGATTGTTTGACAACATGTTAGATTTGGATCTGGTGGAGAAATGAGCTTTTGACGACTAAGCTGGGTGTTTCTGAGCCAACCATTGATGTGTTGCATTTAACAAATTCTTCATTTCTACCATTACTTCAACAAGCTCTCTTCCATATGTTGATCTGGTAGCTTTCTATAAGGTACCTTTCAATGCCTTACCCTTGTGGCTATTCTTGAAGTTAGTGTATAAATGTCTAACACATGTCTTGTGATTTGCATTAGGGAATAGCCCAGCAATGGATTCCACAAGGACGTGTTTAGACATGTCATTTCCACTATCAGTTaggaataaacaaataaaaaatagttaatagtAAAGTAATACAAATATCTTTTGTCTGTCAGTCATAAATGTCTAATGGTTGATTTTCTGAATGTCCAAGTTATTTGCAAATAGTTCAAGGAACAAGAACCATGATGACTGGTTTTCACTCTCTACTGCTGCATATGCAATGGGGTGGGATAAATACAATCATTTGCATCAATCCCAACTGCAGACAATAGATGGCCTCCATAGTAATCCTTTAAGAAACAGCCATCAAGGCTGGTAATTGGCTTGCACCCATCTCTTAACCATTCCTTACAAGCAGCTAAACAGATGTACATTCGTTGGAACAACCTATTGTCTAGCTTACATATATGGTTGTGGTCCTAGGGTTTGTGTATCTAAGTTCCCCTAGGTACTCATATCATCCCATATTGTTTATTGTGGCTTCCTATAACCATCTCTAGTGTCGTAATCTTGGCCCTACCACATTTTCTATGGGGCACATGAATTAGGAAGTCTTTCTTCACATCTTGTTGTAGGTTACGAATGGAATATGTAGGATCAGTCTGAAACTTTTCCAGGTAATGTTGTACCAACCATTAGCTAGAAATATTCCTATTCTTGGTCTCTTTCAAGCAACTATGTCATTGTCTTCATCTGCCAAGTATTATCTTGGGGATCTTTTTTATTCATCTTTAAACCCCATAAAAACCATGGACAGGCTGACCTATACACTGCCTTTACCCTCTTCTTGCCATTCTTGTCAAACCTCACTTTTGTATCTGTTCAAGCTACCATATTGCCTAATAGCTTCCTTCAGAACCTCCCTATTAGCAAATACCATCCCAGTCTTCAAGTCAGGGTTTCCCATATCTATCCTAGTGTCGGATTTAGGGGAATTGTTTCCCTCCGAGTCAAAAGAGTGAACATTGTGTAATGACTCTAACAGCCCGCTTTTAGTGTCACTCTCAACCATTAATCCTTGATTTTCCCCTATCATCACCTCATAAATCCATTAGGTTCATTTCTACAACCTGAACAACATGAACTTCACAAACCTTCTCATTAACTTCACcgataatattgttattatcttCAAAGTCAGAGACAAAAatctattttagttttataagcATGGTAGTTGGAATCTTTTGAATCAGATTTTGTACTCCTTGTTTCCCTACCCTCACTTGCTACCTTACCTTCCCTACCTTCATCACCTACTGTCTTTCATTGACTTTCAACACTAGCATATGTTTTATCTTCAACATATACATGGAGATAATGATTTCTAGGCATACAAGGTACCGTATTAACTGTATCACTATCAATTTTCAGTGGCCTAACGTTTCCTTCTTCTTACCAAGACAAATGAACCATATCCTCCTTCAGACTTATTCGAGACATCATGCCATGCATTTCAATCATGGAAATAGCCTCTACATGGCAATAGTCAAAGTAACCAACTGATCTTCCTTTGCATTTCATGGTTAGCGAGTTCAATAGGAGCCCATCATGATTCATGACAACTTGTAAAATAGTCCGATCTGGATTCTGTAAAAAGCATTAACTTCTAATCTATttctaaaaaaaccctaatattAAGCATAAAACTGCTTCTTGTACTCCAAAAcaataacattttcttttaatttaaatgcatgaaacAGTAACAAATCTAAATTTCCTTATACTCCAAAACAGTATGAAAAGTATAGCGTTTGTTAACCATACTCTAATTAATTAGATACACTAGTCATACCATAGCATCACTGACCAGACACATGTTTAcaccttattttattattatcaacttGCAGGAAGCATCAATATTCAGATACACCTTTGGCATATTTACAAACATATGGTCCAGTAAAATTGTTTGAATCCCAACTTATGAGCCACAACGACCATCAAACGTACAAGCAAACATGGAATTAACTTTTCCAGCTATCCCTTTTTGTGCTTCACCAGCAGACAACACATAGTCCACATTCCTAACAATTTTCTATTCAACAATACTGCTATACAAAGTTAACATTTCCCATCTTTCATCATGCATAAAAGCACAAAGAATCCAACATGctaaccataaaatgacatcAATAAGAAAGTCAACACTTTCAGGTCCTCTTATGTTCTATCTATagatatcattttaaatttcaatgcATCAAATACCAGTGCCACAATTATTTCATAGATACTTTCAACAATCAGCcctaaaaaattcaatcaaacaatGCAAACAGTTATGAAGGCTCAATAGAATAGAATAAATCAACAACACAAACCCAACAATCCAACATATTTTACAATCATAAACTGAAAACGTGTTACCCCAAACATAGTAGAatctaaacaaaaaaatacaCGAAGCATGGGTCAAGACTAGTTACAACCGACATTTGaacaaaacccaaaataaatttaggaaattttcatcaataaattaaataaacatcgCAATAGACCACCATTACCGTATTTCACTGGCTATGCCCCTTCAAACGAAGCTGTCTCCTCGCCATAATGCTTTGTTGTATCCCTCACCACACCTTTGTTTACTATGCTCTCAAATCGTTTTCACCAAATTTCCTTTTCCTCTTCAAAATTTCCTCCCAAATCACTATTTTTGCAACTAATTTCTCTTCTCCCAAATTgaaatgtttagggttttttttccaccaattcaataaaattcaaaaaattatttcgatCCATTAGGGGTTTAATTTTATAGGTTTTGTCGCTTTCTTCATTTAGCTTCACCGTTTAATCTTTAGGGGTTATTAAAGCATTGTCATTTTGGTTGTAACTGAGTGTATAATTCTTTAATTATgtggaaaaaattaattacttgtATTACATAGTTAACAATCCATTAGTGAGAAAACAAAGGAGTGATCAGTTGGAGTAATTATATTAACAACTgtgattaaattgagaaaaatattaaagtgactaaaatagGATAAACTCAATTTTAGAGTGATCATAGaaatagtttaccctaattaaATTGATACAAAAGATGATATGGTATTAGAATTTCATCCCATATTTTGAAGATTACAAGCTTAATGTCATCTTTGaaatcaaaacttgaaaatGTCATTCAAGAATCTTGTGATATTCTTTGAACTAAACATGt includes the following:
- the LOC105788115 gene encoding uncharacterized protein LOC105788115, encoding MLSNNLSEYFNKFILGAKDKLILTCVDTIMTKIIQRIAQKKEAKKVIEPLCPKIQKKLDTKTELCNRNSINVLTIMMMLQERLESYADPCYPKTTYISIYSHLIKPIRGAKQWSQVQSIEPIQPLVPRRPPGKPRKARKKGVDEAQLLVKDGRGGHANELHEMWWSIGPQCQNM